CCCAGCCCGGCATAGGCGACGAGCCCGACCGTCACCAGCACCACCAGCATGATCAGCCTCAGCCAGCCGCCGGCGGCGATGAAGGGGTCGATCGCCCAGGTCGTCCCCAGCAGGATCGCCGTCATCCCGAGGCTGGCGAGGAAGATGCGCGGCAGGCGGCGTTTCAGCCGCGCGTCCATCACGAAATGCTCGAGCCGGAAGAGCTTCGCGCCGAGAAGCGTGGCGTTGAGCGTCGTCGCCAGGGTGGTGGCGATCGGAATGCCGATGAAGCCGATGGTCTGCGACAGCCCGACGCTGAGCGCCACATTGGCCGCGACCGCGATCAGCGCGACGCGGAAGGGCGTGGTGGTGTCCTCGCGCGCGAAGAAGCAGGGGGCGAAGGCCTTGACCAGGGCGAAGGCCGGCAGGCCGGCGGCGAAGGCGGCGAGCGCCCAGGCCGAGGCGTGGCTGGCCTCGGCATCGAAGGCCCCGCGCTCGAACAGCGTGGTCATGATCGCGACCGGGATGGCCAGCAGCGCCATCGTCGCCGGAATGATCAGCGTCATCGAGAATTCGACGCAGCGATTGAGATTATGCATCGCGACGTCATGCCGGCCGGCGCGCAAGGAGCGCGTGAGCGTCGGCAGCAGCACCACGCCGACGGCGGCACCGATGATGCCCAGCGGCAGCTGGAACACGCGGTCGGCGTAATAGAGATAGGAGACGGCCGCCGGGAAGCTGGTGGCGATGATGGTGCCGACCACGATGTTGATCTGGGTGACGCCGCCCGAGAGCAGCCCCGGCACCATCAGCTTCAAGAGCCGTTTGATCTCGGGATCGATGCGCGGCATCGGCAGCGACAGCACCATGCCGGCGCGGTTGCAGGAGAAGACCAGCCAGATGAACTGGCAGAGGCCCGAGGCCGCGACCGACCAGGCCAGCACCAGGCCCGGGCGTCCGGTGAAGGGCACCACGAAGATGAGAGCGCCTGCCATCACCACGTTCAGCAGGATGGGGGCGGCCGCCGGCGCGCCGAAGCGATGGAGCGAGTTGAGGATGCCGCCCTGGAGCGCCGTCAGGGACATGAACAGGAGATAGGGGAAGGTCACTTGCGTGAACTGCACCGCATAGCCGAACTTGACCGGATCCTCGGTGAACCCCGGCGCGATGATCCACATCAGCCAGGGCATCGCGAACTGCGCGCCGATGGTGAAGAGCAGCAGCCAGAACAGCAGGACCGACATCACGCGCTCGGCGAAGGCCTTGGCCGCGGCCGGCCCCTGCTGCTCGAGCCGGCCGGCGAACATCGGCACGAAGGCCGCGTTGAAGGCGCCCTCGGCGAACATCTGGCGGAACAGGTTGGGGAAGCGCATCGCCACGAAGAAGGCGTCGGCGATGGGCCCGGTGCCCAGCGCATGGGCGATCAGGATGTCGCGCAGGAAGCCGCCCGCGCGGCTGACGCCGGTGAGAGAGCCGACTTTGACGATCGAGCCGATCAGCGCCATAGGAAAACCGCGGCGCCCAAGCTCTCAGGAAACGCTATTGTTCCCTTGAGGAGTCGGAGTTCTGCAGAGTCCTCGCGCTTTGGCGGGAAACTCGACTTACTTTTGATCTGGTGGCTCGCTGTCTTGTGTACGCAACCTATGGTCTGTACCGAGTCGCGCCGATTTTGGCGCTTCCTCTACGGGCAACTTCTCCCGCCTTAACCCTCGGTCCCAGCCATTTACATCCTGTACGGCCGCGTCCAGCTCTTCGCGTAACCAGCTATATTTGTTGGTATTGCTTTGAGCCATCGCCAGTCTCTCTATCTAAGGATGCATAAGCAACGACTCGATACCACGTTTTCGATCGCGTTGACAGATTCCCCTTTCCAGGAAACAATGATTCTGAGGCGATTCTTTCGCCCATTTTTTTGACACAATTTACTATCTCAGGTTGAGTAACCATATTAAAGGAATCGGATATGGCTGAGATTAGCGAAACAAGTGAGTTTTTAACGCCATTGAAAGGCCAGGAACTGGTCTTCGGGCTCGTAGGCCCCATTGGTGCGGACCTAAAGCTCGTGGCAGAGGTTCTGAGCCAAGAACTTGCCAATGTTCGGTACGTCGCAAAGCGGATCAAAATTACCGACTGCTTTGAGTCTTTTGAGCATGATTTTCGTCTCGTTAGGCGGCCTCTGGAAGCTTACTACAAAAGCTATATCGATGCCGGCAATGAGCTCCGAAAAATCACTCAGCGACAAGATATCCTGGCACTCATGAGCATCGCTGCAATTCGGCGGGCCAGAAGCGAAATTACCGGCGATCGAAAAGTTCCTGCCTCTCGAACTGCCTACATCCTTCATCAGTTCAAACGACCGGAAGAGATTTCTGCACTGCGACGGGTGTACGGACCGTGCTTTGTGCAAATTTCCGCTCACTGTCCAAGAAGGCTCCGCGAACTCTCCTTAACCGACAAAATTTCAGAGTCATATTCGCACGAGAGACGCGGCGACTACTATCAAGCCAAGGCCGTTGAACTAATCGTCAGAGACGATGCCGAAGAAGAGATTACTTGTGGGCAGCGAGTCCGCGAAACGTTTCCGTTGGCCGACGTAGTTATCAACGCAAGTTCTCCGGAAACCGTAAGACAGACATGTAGGCGGTTCATCGAAGCATTCTTTGGGAATTCCTTCATTACCCCAACACTGGACGAATACGGCGTCTATCTCGCTCGATCGGCCGCGCTGAGATCGGCTGATCTCTCAAGGCAA
The nucleotide sequence above comes from Hypericibacter terrae. Encoded proteins:
- the murJ gene encoding murein biosynthesis integral membrane protein MurJ; translated protein: MALIGSIVKVGSLTGVSRAGGFLRDILIAHALGTGPIADAFFVAMRFPNLFRQMFAEGAFNAAFVPMFAGRLEQQGPAAAKAFAERVMSVLLFWLLLFTIGAQFAMPWLMWIIAPGFTEDPVKFGYAVQFTQVTFPYLLFMSLTALQGGILNSLHRFGAPAAAPILLNVVMAGALIFVVPFTGRPGLVLAWSVAASGLCQFIWLVFSCNRAGMVLSLPMPRIDPEIKRLLKLMVPGLLSGGVTQINIVVGTIIATSFPAAVSYLYYADRVFQLPLGIIGAAVGVVLLPTLTRSLRAGRHDVAMHNLNRCVEFSMTLIIPATMALLAIPVAIMTTLFERGAFDAEASHASAWALAAFAAGLPAFALVKAFAPCFFAREDTTTPFRVALIAVAANVALSVGLSQTIGFIGIPIATTLATTLNATLLGAKLFRLEHFVMDARLKRRLPRIFLASLGMTAILLGTTWAIDPFIAAGGWLRLIMLVVLVTVGLVAYAGLGLLFGAFARSDFSKALSRKKGTTPAVAAPATPDRDAGGEA
- a CDS encoding anti-phage dCTP deaminase gives rise to the protein MAEISETSEFLTPLKGQELVFGLVGPIGADLKLVAEVLSQELANVRYVAKRIKITDCFESFEHDFRLVRRPLEAYYKSYIDAGNELRKITQRQDILALMSIAAIRRARSEITGDRKVPASRTAYILHQFKRPEEISALRRVYGPCFVQISAHCPRRLRELSLTDKISESYSHERRGDYYQAKAVELIVRDDAEEEITCGQRVRETFPLADVVINASSPETVRQTCRRFIEAFFGNSFITPTLDEYGVYLARSAALRSADLSRQVGVVIANEGGDVVAASCNEVPKAFGGAYWPEDTFDLRDFKLGYDPSTKVKRQILSDVFRRLKDGGWLSDGHCNKDVSALVEESLDGKSGLMHDSSIMDILEFGRVVHAEMHALSTAARNGIPVKGATLFTTTFPCHICARHIVAAGIKRVVYVEPYAKSLAGELYPDSIEIEGDSRVAGPKVSFEQFKGIGSQRFYSIFQKRQRKDRRGNVIAWSAPSAEAIPELLVAAYVNIESAVLKSLSEHLAQVNLKLRTPDLAA